The Arachis ipaensis cultivar K30076 chromosome B07, Araip1.1, whole genome shotgun sequence genome includes a window with the following:
- the LOC107608900 gene encoding GDP-L-galactose phosphorylase 1, which translates to MLRIKRVPTVVSNYQKEEGGEATRPVGGCGRNCLKSCCIQEAKLPLYAFKRLEKAKGKDLALQECGEPPVSFLDSLILGEWEERMQRGLFRYDVTACETKVIPGEYGFIAQLNEGRHLKKRPTEFRVDKVLQPFDQNKFNFTKVGQEELLFQFESSDDGEVQFFPNAPIDVDNSPSLVAINVSPIEYGHVLLIPRIFECLPQRIDHESFLLALHMAAEAGNPYFRLGYNSLGAFATINHLHFQAYYLAAPFPIEKAPTKKIAKSNAGVKISELLKYPVRGLVFEGGDTLEDLANIVSDACICLQNNNIPYNVLIADSGKQVFLLPQCYAEKQALGEVDAELLDTQVNPAVWEISGHMVLKRKKDYEEASEANAWRLLAEVSLSEARFEEVNALIFEAIASFELEVKAETSEEEVNAAKSKARPAKAMVAGTQECLVLQ; encoded by the exons atgtTGAGAATTAAGAGGGTTCCTACTGTTGTTTCTAATTATCAAAAAGAGGAGGGTGGAGAGGCTACTCGCCCTGTTGGAGGATGCGGTCGTAACTGCCTCAAAAGCTGCTGCATTCAAG AGGCAAAGCTTCCTTTGTATGCCTTCAAAAGGCTTGAGAAAGCTAAAGGGAAGGACTTGGCACTCCAAGAATGTGGGGAGCCACCTGTGTCCTTCTTGGATTCACTAATTCTTGGGGAG TGGGAAGAACGTATGCAAAGAGGGCTTTTCCGGTATGATGTTACTGCCTGCGAAACCAAG GTGATTCCGGGCGAGTACGGCTTCATTGCACAGCTGAACGAGGGACGCCACCTCAAGAAGAGGCCGACTGAGTTCCGTGTCGACAAGGTCCTGCAGCCTTTTGATCAGAACAAGTTCAACTTCACTAAAGTTGGCCAGGAAGAGCTCCTCTTCCAATTCGAGTCCAGCGACGATGGGGAAGTCCAGTTCTTTCCAAATGCTCCAATTGATGTTGACAATTCTCCTAGCCTTGTTGCTATCAAT GTGAGTCCTATTGAGTATGGGCATGTGCTACTGATTCCCCGGATTTTCGAGTGCTTGCCGCAAAGGATTGATCACGAGAGCTTCTTGCTTGCACTTCACATGGCAGCAGAAGCTGGAAATCCATATTTCCGTCTGGGTTACAACAGCTTGGGCGCTTTCGCCACTATTAACCATCTTCATTTCCAG GCTTATTACTTGGCTGCACCCTTTCCAATTGAGAAGGCTCCAACCAAGAAAATTGCCAAATCGAACGCTGGCGTGAAGATCTCTGAACTCCTGAAGTATCCTGTTAGAGGTCTCGTCTTTGAGGGTGGTGATACACTGGAAGATTTGGCAAACATTGTTTCGGATGCTTGCATTTGCCTTCAGAACAACAACATACCTTACAATGTTCTTATTGCTGATTCTGGAAAACAAGTCTTTCTGTTGCCACAG TGTTATGCAGAGAAACAAGCTCTTGGAGAAGTGGATGCTGAGCTTCTTGACACTCAAGTGAACCCTGCCGTGTGGGAGATTAGCGGCCACATGGTTCTGAAGAGGAAGAAGGATTACGAAGAGGCATCCGAAGCCAATGCTTGGAGGCTTCTCGCAGAGGTCTCGCTTTCTGAGGCGAGGTTTGAAGAGGTCAATGCTCTTATCTTTGAAGCCATTGCCTCTTTTGAGTTGGAAGTCAAGGCTGAAACCTCCGAGGAGGAAGTCAATGCAGCGAAATCAAAGGCTCGTCCTGCCAAGGCCATGGTAGCTGGTACACAAGAATgccttgttcttcagtaa
- the LOC107606550 gene encoding protein STIG1: MNPKSKSLALLTLMLLLLTKIEANTKPKEVNNEQVTKMSSTPNQLPPITNCQQRPWVCSAGEFPPRLFCCQNTCVDVSSDIDNCGLCGIRCRFNYQCCNRLCLNTNISPFNCGRCGNICPFGTFCINGLCTTIQQPVPGPPVTPILPPAPVTPIFPSPPLSIPPLMPPI; this comes from the exons ATGAATCCCAAATCAAAGTCTTTAGCCCTTCTCACATTGATGCTTCTATTACTAACCAAAATAGAGGCAAACACAAAACCAAAAGAAGTGAACAATGAACAAGTTACCAAAATGTCATCAACACCAAACCAATTGCCACCCATCACCAACTGCCAACAACGGCCGTGGGTGTGTAGTGCGGGTGAGTTTCCTCCAAGACTTTTTTGTTGCCAAAATACTTGTGTCGATGTGAGTTCCGACATAGACAACTGCGGTTTATGTGGTATAAGATGTAGATTTAACTACCAATGTTGTAACCGGTTGTGTCTAAACACAAATATAAGTCCATTTAATTGTGGTCGATGTGGTAACATATGTCCTTTTGGAACTTTTTGCATTAATGGTTTGTGTACAACTATTCAACAACCGGTCCCCGGGCCACCTGTCACACCTATTTTGCCGCCGGCGCCGGTGACACCAATATTTCCTTCTCCGCCACTAAGTATTCCACCATTGATGCCGCCG ATTTGA